One Sphaerisporangium krabiense DNA segment encodes these proteins:
- a CDS encoding PBSX family phage terminase large subunit — MLLDAVTRVLSPKQIRSVVGAQTTPQIALWSGAVSSGKTIASLLAFLIALLAAPDHGLVVIVGRTLQTIERNIIDPLQSSHLFGMLAGQIHHTTGSTTAVILGRTVHLIGAADARAEGRIRGATIGLAYVDEATLLPQSFWMMLLSRLRVPGAKMLATTNPDGPGHWLKRDFIARAAEIGMRHWHFSLDDNPSLEPSYIARLKAQYVGLWYRRFIEGAWCLAEGAIYEMFDDQHHVTDDLPAIDRWFSLGIDYGTVNPFAALAVGLGEDRRLHVVAEYRHDSRTARRQLTDGEYSRELRAWLALVERPREQGKTRGIQPERIYVDPSAASFMTQLWSDKVPSVSAANNSVIDGIRTVSTLLGADQLRIHHSCEGLLAELPGYSWDDKAAEKGEDKPLKVDDHSCDALRYALHSSAWLWRPLVRPALSLAA, encoded by the coding sequence ATGCTTCTTGACGCCGTTACCCGAGTCCTGTCGCCCAAGCAGATCCGCTCCGTGGTCGGCGCGCAGACCACACCACAGATCGCCCTGTGGTCCGGCGCGGTCTCCTCGGGCAAGACGATCGCCTCGCTGCTGGCCTTCCTGATCGCGCTTCTCGCCGCGCCCGACCACGGCCTCGTCGTCATCGTCGGCCGCACCCTCCAGACCATCGAGCGCAACATCATCGACCCGTTGCAGAGCAGCCACCTGTTCGGCATGCTCGCCGGCCAGATCCACCACACCACCGGGTCGACGACCGCCGTCATCCTCGGCCGCACCGTGCACCTCATCGGCGCCGCCGACGCCCGCGCCGAAGGACGCATCCGCGGGGCCACCATCGGCCTCGCCTACGTCGACGAGGCCACGCTGCTGCCACAGTCGTTCTGGATGATGCTCCTGTCCCGCCTGCGCGTCCCCGGCGCCAAGATGCTGGCCACCACCAACCCCGACGGCCCCGGGCACTGGTTGAAGCGGGACTTCATCGCCCGCGCCGCCGAGATCGGCATGCGGCACTGGCACTTCAGCCTCGACGACAACCCAAGTCTCGAACCGTCGTACATCGCCCGGCTCAAGGCCCAGTACGTGGGCCTCTGGTACCGCCGCTTCATCGAAGGCGCCTGGTGCCTCGCCGAGGGCGCCATCTACGAGATGTTCGACGACCAGCACCACGTCACAGACGACCTGCCCGCTATCGACCGATGGTTCTCCCTCGGCATCGACTACGGCACCGTCAACCCCTTCGCCGCGCTCGCCGTCGGCCTCGGCGAAGACCGCCGCCTGCACGTCGTCGCCGAGTACCGGCACGACTCGCGCACCGCCCGCCGGCAGTTGACCGACGGCGAATACTCGCGCGAGCTGCGCGCATGGCTCGCCCTCGTCGAGCGCCCGCGGGAACAGGGCAAGACCCGCGGCATCCAGCCCGAGCGCATCTACGTCGACCCCTCGGCCGCCTCGTTCATGACGCAGCTCTGGTCGGACAAGGTGCCCAGCGTCTCGGCTGCCAACAACAGCGTCATCGACGGCATCCGCACCGTCTCCACCCTCCTCGGCGCCGACCAGCTCCGCATCCACCACTCATGCGAGGGCCTCCTCGCCGAGCTGCCCGGGTACTCGTGGGACGACAAGGCCGCCGAGAAGGGTGAGGACAAGCCCCTGAAGGTCGACGACCACTCCTGCGACGCCCTGCGGTACGCCCTGCACTCCTCGGCGTGGCTGTGGCGTCCGCTGGTGCGGCCGGCGCTCTCGCTCGCTGCCTGA